Proteins encoded in a region of the Acidobacteriota bacterium genome:
- a CDS encoding alcohol dehydrogenase catalytic domain-containing protein, translating into MLALRAENGSPMLRDVPRPAAEGEALVRVSLSGICNTDLEIIRGYAGFTGTLGHEFIGVVEESPDSPELLGRRVAGEINAGCGRCERCLSRDPRHCPERTVLGIIGRDGAHAEFLRLPTRNLVAVPDAVPDEEAVFIEPLAAAIGISEQVKITAETRVAVIGDGKLGLLCARAMRMLTPHTSLIGKHSSKLDRAERTGIRPILAGETKGLEGSFDVVIEASGSDSGFASAVDLVRPRGKIVLKSTFAGKPTWEAWRIVVQEITIVGSRCGRFQPAVDALAAGQIEVADLISEEYKLADAVKAVTAAGQKGTLKVLLRP; encoded by the coding sequence ATGCTTGCATTAAGAGCCGAGAATGGAAGCCCTATGCTCCGCGATGTGCCGCGGCCGGCGGCCGAGGGCGAGGCGCTTGTCCGCGTTTCGCTTTCCGGCATTTGCAATACCGATCTTGAGATCATCCGCGGCTATGCCGGATTTACCGGGACGCTCGGCCATGAGTTCATCGGCGTGGTCGAGGAATCTCCCGATTCTCCGGAGCTTCTCGGCCGCCGCGTCGCGGGCGAGATAAATGCCGGGTGCGGGCGGTGCGAGCGGTGCCTCAGCCGCGACCCGCGGCATTGCCCGGAGCGGACCGTGCTCGGCATCATCGGCCGCGACGGAGCCCACGCCGAATTTCTCCGGCTGCCGACTCGAAATCTGGTCGCGGTTCCGGACGCCGTCCCGGACGAAGAGGCCGTTTTCATTGAGCCGCTCGCCGCCGCCATCGGAATCTCGGAGCAGGTTAAGATCACCGCCGAAACCCGCGTCGCCGTTATCGGGGACGGCAAGCTCGGCCTTTTGTGTGCACGAGCTATGCGGATGCTGACGCCGCATACATCCCTGATCGGCAAACATTCATCAAAACTTGACCGAGCAGAGCGGACCGGCATTCGCCCCATACTTGCGGGCGAAACCAAAGGGCTCGAGGGCTCGTTCGACGTGGTCATCGAAGCAAGCGGTTCCGATTCCGGCTTTGCCTCGGCGGTCGATCTGGTAAGGCCGCGGGGAAAGATCGTCCTTAAATCTACCTTTGCCGGAAAACCAACTTGGGAAGCCTGGCGAATTGTAGTTCAGGAGATAACGATCGTCGGTTCGCGATGCGGGCGATTTCAGCCGGCGGTCGATGCACTTGCCGCTGGGCAGATCGAGGTCGCAGACCTTATTAGTGAAGAGTATAAGCTTGCCGATGCCGTAAAGGCGGTTACGGCGGCCGGGCAGAAGGGAACGCTTAAAGTGCTCCTCAGGCCCTGA
- a CDS encoding trypsin-like peptidase domain-containing protein has product MFLRSGDKSRVAGLLFFVVLSLIGAPAAYGQVTAEAPSERVMTLASFSDSMAAVAKKAGPAVVSIDAKARPAEMASRDSQEVPDDILEFFRRQMPTRPATAIGSGFIVDPAGYIVTNAHVVENAVKITVRLDSGEEHPAELIGLDDETDIAVLKVNIGQALPYLRFGNSENVRVGDWVLAIGSPFGLNRTVTAGIVSQTRRETAVSTPFQRFIQTDAAINRGNSGGPLVDLKGDVIGVNSQIATSTGDYNGVGFALPSVEARQVYEEIRANGKVQRGYLGVYLDSVKTEFAKVYGLGETRGAIITDVRDEDGPAAAAGLKTGDIVVDFDGQEIKGASELIAKVAATKPESDVQVTFLREVGDKMERRSVEMTLGERTIGNARIRGRNRPAPVEPPVDATKPFGLTLTEVSPAMATSLKLEAGGLVVREINPASFIADVKLSNGVDALGRGDIIIRINRQAVTDQATFTKFAAGLKPGDPVVLHVLSPVPGGQTAILKYVQFTVQ; this is encoded by the coding sequence ATGTTTTTAAGAAGCGGTGATAAGTCCAGGGTTGCGGGGTTGTTGTTTTTCGTGGTTCTTTCGCTCATCGGCGCTCCGGCGGCATACGGACAAGTTACCGCTGAGGCTCCGTCCGAGCGGGTGATGACCCTCGCCTCATTTTCCGATTCGATGGCGGCCGTTGCCAAGAAGGCCGGCCCGGCAGTCGTCAGCATTGACGCCAAGGCTCGCCCGGCCGAAATGGCCTCCCGCGATTCGCAGGAAGTGCCGGACGACATACTCGAATTCTTCCGCCGCCAGATGCCGACGCGGCCCGCGACGGCCATCGGTAGCGGCTTCATAGTTGACCCCGCGGGCTACATCGTGACCAACGCCCACGTCGTTGAGAACGCCGTCAAGATCACGGTCCGGCTCGATTCGGGCGAGGAGCATCCGGCCGAGCTCATCGGGCTTGATGACGAAACCGACATCGCCGTCCTTAAGGTAAACATCGGACAGGCGCTTCCTTATCTCCGTTTCGGCAATTCGGAAAACGTCCGCGTTGGTGACTGGGTGCTTGCCATCGGTTCGCCCTTCGGGCTCAATCGCACGGTGACCGCTGGCATCGTCTCGCAGACGCGTCGCGAGACAGCAGTTTCGACGCCCTTCCAACGCTTTATCCAAACCGATGCCGCCATCAATCGCGGCAACTCCGGCGGGCCGCTCGTTGACCTCAAAGGTGACGTTATCGGCGTGAATTCGCAGATCGCCACCTCGACCGGCGACTACAACGGCGTCGGCTTTGCCCTGCCCTCGGTAGAGGCTCGGCAGGTCTATGAGGAGATCCGGGCAAACGGAAAGGTACAGCGCGGCTACCTCGGTGTTTATCTCGACTCGGTAAAGACCGAGTTCGCAAAAGTTTACGGCCTCGGCGAGACGCGCGGTGCGATCATCACCGACGTCCGCGATGAGGACGGGCCAGCCGCCGCGGCGGGGCTCAAGACCGGCGACATCGTTGTCGATTTTGACGGCCAGGAGATCAAGGGCGCCTCGGAGCTTATCGCGAAAGTTGCGGCGACCAAGCCGGAGAGCGACGTCCAGGTCACCTTCCTTCGCGAGGTCGGCGATAAAATGGAACGCCGTTCGGTCGAGATGACGCTCGGCGAGCGCACGATCGGAAACGCCCGGATCAGGGGCCGCAACCGGCCCGCACCGGTCGAGCCGCCCGTTGATGCGACCAAGCCCTTTGGCCTGACGCTGACCGAGGTTTCGCCGGCAATGGCGACCTCGCTCAAGCTCGAAGCCGGCGGCCTAGTTGTCCGCGAGATAAACCCCGCGAGCTTCATCGCCGACGTCAAGCTCTCAAATGGAGTTGACGCCCTCGGCCGCGGCGACATCATCATCCGTATCAACCGTCAGGCCGTCACGGACCAGGCGACCTTCACCAAGTTCGCCGCCGGCCTCAAGCCGGGCGACCCGGTCGTGCTCCACGTACTCTCGCCCGTCCCCGGTGGCCAAACCGCCATCCTGAAGTACGTCCAGTTCACGGTCCAGTAG